The DNA sequence GCCGACAACGCTGCGATCAACGCGCACGCACCAGGCACCGGCACCACATTGATCCCCGCCGCACGGGCCTGACGCACCAGGTGATAACCGGGATCGGAAATCAGCGGCGTACCGGCATCGGAAATCAGCGCGACGTTGTCGCCCGCCAACAGACGGGTAATGAAGCGACTGCCTTCGTCCCGCTCGTTGTGTTCATGACAGGCCGCCAGCGGCGTGGCGATGCCGAAGTGCTGCATCAGGCGCTGGGAGTGGCGCGTATCTTCGGCGGCGATCAGCGCCACCTCGCGCAGGACCTTCAACGCCCGGGCGCTGATGTCATCCAGGTTGCCGATGGGCGTCGCCACCACATAAAGCGAGCCCGCAGCGGAATTCAAAGGACCTGGAGCAGTCAAAGCGCACACCTCATGATCGGTAAAAGCCGCCATTGTAGCGCGTCGCGCGCCGGACAATGCGTCCGGGTCGGACACGGTTTGTCGCACCATTGTGAGGCTGCGCACTCTTTGTATCAGCTAAATTGACGGTTTCACGCCAGTAACATCGCGCCCCGGCCAGTGCTTGGGTACAATTCGACGCTAATTTGATCGAGTATCAGGAACACTTACATGATCGCTTGCCTGCGGCTGTTCACTGCCCTCTGCCTCGCTGCCTTGCTGGCGGCTTGCGCCAGCTCCCCTTCCTCCAGCCTTGGCGAACTTCCACGGACCCCGGATGCCACCATCGAGCAACTGCTCGAACAGGCTGCCCAGGCCAAATCGCCGGACAAGGCTGCGCTGCTGCGCCTGAGTGCGGCAGACATGGCTTATCGCCAGGGCAATGCCGGACAGTCCGCGCAGATCCTGCAGCAAGTGCCGATGGAACAACTCCAGCCGGGCCAGCAGGCGTTCGCCAGCACGCTGTCTGCCGAACTGGCCATGACCCGCAACCAGCCGAAAGCCGCGCTGACTGCCTTGAGCCATCCAAGCCTGCAACGCCTGAGCGAAATGTCGGTCCCGCTGCAAGTTCGCGCCGGCACCGTTCACGCCCGCGCTCTTGAAGCCGACGGCCAGACCCTGGCTGCCGCTCGCGAGCGCATCTTCATCGCGCCAATGCTGGAAGGCGAAGCCGCCAGCAAGAACCACGAAGCGATCTGGACCCTGATTGCATCGCTTCCGGCCGATCAACTGCAAGCGAACACCACCGATGACCTCGGCGGCTGGATGAGCCTGGCCCTGGCGGTAAAAACCGCTGGCACTCTGGAGCAGCAGCAAGCCGCCATCGACAACTGGCGCAACCAGCATCCGAAGCATCCAGCCGCAATCAACCTGCCGCTACCCCTGACCAAACTAAAGGAACTGGCCAGCCAGCCCCTGAGCAAGATCGCCCTGCTGCTGCCGCAAGACGGCCAACTGGCCTCGGTCGGCAAGGCCCTGCGTGACGGCTTCATGGCCGCGCACTACCAGGCTCAGCAAGCCGGCCAGAAACCACCGGCCATCGAGTTCTACGACAGCTCGAAACTGACCAACCTCGACGAGTTCTACCGCAAGGCCCAGGCTGATGGTGTGCAACTGGTCGTCGGCCCGCTGGAGAAGCCGCTGGTCAAACAGTTGAGCACTCGCCCGCAACTGCCGATCACCACGCTCGCCCTGAACTACAGCGAAGGCGATCAGGGTCCGGCGCAACTGTTCCAGTTCGGCCTGGCCGCTGAAGACGAAGCTCGCGAAGTCTCCCGTCGCGCCCGTGCCGACGGCCTGCATCGCGCCGCCATCATGGTGCCGAAAGGCGAATGGGGCGATCGTGTCATGCGCGCGTTCAGCCAGGACTGGCAAGCCAATGGTGGCAGCATCGTCGCCACCGAACGTGTCGATCAGCCAGTGCAACTGGCCCAGCAGATCGCCGACATGTTCCAGCTGCGCCAGAGCGAGGCGCGTGCCAAGAGCCTGCAGAATGCCGCCGGCACCAACGTTGCCGCCCAGCCTTCGCGTCGTCAGGACATCGAGTTCATCTTCCTCGCCGCCACCCCGCAACAGGCACAACAGATCAAACCGACCCTGAACTTCCAGTACGCCGGTGACGTGCCGGTCTACGCGACCTCCCACGTGTTCAGCGCCAGCGGTGACGTGAACCAGTACAACGACATGAACGGCGTGCGATTCTGCGAAACCCCGTGGCTGCTGGAAACCAGCGATCCATTGCGTCAGCAGGTCACCGCGCAATGGCCACAAGCCGCCGGCAGCCTGGGTCGCCTCTATGCAATGGGCGTCGACGCCTATCGCCTGGCGCCACGCCTGGATCAGCTCAAGGCACTGCCGGACAGCCGCATTGAAGGTCAGTCGGGCAGCCTGGGCATGACCCAGTCCCAACGTGTCGTACGTCAATTGCCATGGGCGCAGTTCGTCAGCGGTCAGATCCAGCGCCTGCCGGACACTCCACGCTGATGCCCGACAGGTCACACCTGCAAAGCGGCAAGGATGCCGAGCGCCAGGCGCTCGAGCATCTGCAACACCGGGGTCTGCGCCTGCTGGCGCAGAACTGGTTATGTAAACGCGGTGAGCTTGATCTGGTCATGCTTGATGGCGATACAGTAGTATTCGTCGAAGTCCGCTACAGAAAGAACACTCAATGGGGTGGCGCACTCGACAGCATCGATGGGCGCAAACGGCAGAAACTGATTTTCGCCGCGCAGTATTTTCTTCAGCGCGAGTCGCGTTGGGCCAATTCCCCCTGCCGCTTCGACGTGGTGGCCATCGACAGCCATCAGGGTCAGCTGAACTGGTTGCAGAATGCGTTCGACAGTTGACCGCCTGCTCCGACCCGGACACTTTCACTCAACACTTTTGCTCTTTGCTTTGCGGGCTGCACATTCACGTGCCGGACAGCCGCGCTAATTAAGGTCACACAGATGGACATGCAATCCCGAATTCGCCAGCTTTTCCAGGCCAGCATCGACACCAAGCAACAGGCGATGGACGTACTTGCACCGCACATCGAGCAAGCCAGCCAGGTGATGGTCAACGCCCTGCTCAACGAGGGCAAAATGCTCTCGTGCGGTAACGGCGGCTCGGCCGGCGATGCCCAGCACTTCTCCTCGGAACTGCTCAACCGTTTCGAGCGCGAGCGCCCTAGCCTGCCGGCGATCGCACTGACCACCGACAGCTCGACCATCACCTCGATCGCCAACGACTACAGCTACAACGAAGTGTTCTCCAAGCAGATCCGCGCACTCGGCCAGCCGGGTGACGTGCTGCTGGCGATTTCGACCAGCGGCAACTCGGCGAACATTATTCAGGCAATCCAGGCCGCACATGATCGCGAAATGATTGTCGTAGCATTGACCGGACGCGACGGCGGCGGCATGGCTTCGCTGCTGCTGCCCGAAGACGTCGAGATTCGCGTACCGGCCAACGTCACCGCACGTATTCAGGAAGTCCACTTGCTGGCGATCCATTGCCTTTGCGATCTGATCGACAGCCAACTGTTCGGGAGTGAAGAATGACCCCTAATCGCCTTGGCCTTCTGGCCTTGACCCTGTGCCTCGGCATCAGCGGCTGCACGTCGGTGGTGAATGCCAGCCGTGAAGCGCCGATCGAAGACGACCGCGGCACCCGCACTTTCGGCAGCAAGATCGATGACTCGCTGATCGAAACCAAAGTCGGCGTCAACGTGGCCAAGGCCGATCCGGCCCTGGACAACGACTCGCACATCGTCGTTACCAGCTTCAACGGTGTCGTGCTGCTGGCTGGCCAGACCCCGCGCGCAGATCTCAAGGAGAAGGCCGAACAAGCCGCCGCCAATGTGCAGCGCGTTAAAAAGGTCCATAACGAACTGCAAGTGATTGCGCCTTCAGGCTTCGTTGCCCGCCAGAACGACTCCTGGCTGACCACCAAGATCAAGACCCAGATGCTCGCCGACGCCAGCATTCCCGGTTCGCGCATCAAAGTCGTGACCGAGAACGGCATCGTTTACCTGCTGGGCCTGCTGACCAAACAGGAAGCCGCCCAGGCGACCAACCTGGTGCAGGGTGTTTCCGGCGTGCAGAAGATTGTGAAGCTGTTCGAGTACATCGACTGACCCGCAAAACGCAGGCACAAAAAAGGCGATCCAACCGGATCGCCTTTTTTATTACTTCACCACTTTCAGGCTTGGCCGGCCGCTTGGGCGCGGTGGCTCGCTGTCCGGTGGCGGAACATCGTCATCCTGCTCGATCTCGTCTTCGTCATCCATCGGCGACTCCAGATCGAACACCATGCCCTGACCGTTTTCCCGGGCGTAGATCCCCAGAATTGCAGCAATCGGCACGTAAAGACTGTGCGGGACGCCACCGAAGCGACCTTCGAAGGTCACAACGTCGTTGTCCATGTGCAAGTGCCGCACGGCACTCGGCGAAATGTTCAGGACAATCTGCCCGTCACTGGCAAATCCCTGCGGCACCTGCACCGCCGGGTACTCGGAATTGACCAGCATGTGCGGGGTGCAATCGTTATCCACAATCCACTCGTAGAGCGCGCGGACCAGATAAGGTCGACTGGAGTTCATAGCGGCTCCTTAAGCCTTAGCGCATGTCGCGTTCGACACCAGACAGACTCGCCTGGAAAGCCTCACGCGCAAACTGACGCTCCATATAATCAAGCAGCGGCTTGGCCGGCCGCGGCAGTTCTATACCCAGAATCGGCAAACGCCAGAGTATTGGCAATAGGCAGCAATCCACCAGACTTTGTTCCTCACTGAGGAAAAACGGCTTGTCGGCAAACAGCGGTGACACGCCTGTCAGGCTTTCGCGCAATTCCTTGCGCGCCACGGCACGGGCCGCTTCCTTGGTGCGCGAATCCAGAATCAGATCCACCAGACCACACCAGTCGCGCTGAATGCGGTGAATCAGCAGACGGCTGTTGGCACGCGCCACCGGATACACAGGCATCAATGGCGGATGCGGGTAACGCTCATCCAGGTATTCCATCACCACGGTCGACTCCCACAACGCCAGGTCGCGATCGACCAGCGTGGGCAGACTGCCGTAAGGGTTCACTTCAATCAGTTTAGGCGGCTGACGACCAGCCTCCACAAAAATGATTTCGGCGCTGACACCCTTCTCTGCAAGCACGATGCGCACTCGGTGGGAATAGTGGTCGGCGGGGTCGGAGTAACAGGCCAACCGATTGGTCACGCCCATGGCGATCCTCCTCGCTTGTTGAAATAGTCGGAGCCGGAAAAACGCGCGCGCCCAGAGGGCGCCTCCCGCGACGGCTGGCGAACCAGGCGTTGCGTTTTCAGAGGCGCCCTTGGGCGCGCGCGATTAACAGCAATTGCTTGAAGCGTATCAGTGCACGTCTTTCCAGTATTCACGCTTGAGCAGGTAGGCGAACACAAAGAAGAACGCCAGGTACAGCAAGACGTAAGTACCGATGCGCTGATGTTGCAGCTTAACCGGGTTAGCCGAGTAAGCCAGGAAGGTTACCAGATTCTTGACCTTCTCATCGAACTGCTCTTCGTTGAGGGTTCCGGTTTTCGGCACGATGGTCAACTGATCGCACGCTTCATGAGTCAGAGGCGTACCGGTCAGCGGGTCATATTGCTTCTTGCCGTCTTCAACGATCTGTACCTGCTTGCAACCCACGACCTGACGCCCCTGCAGGCCGACCAGCACGTTAGGCATGCCGACGTTCGGGAAGACCTTGTTGTTCACGCCCCATGGACGCGCTGGATCTTCATAGAACGACTTGAGGTAACCGTAAAGCCAATCGGTGCCGCGAACACGAGCCACCAGCGTCAGGTCTGGCGGCGCTGCGCCAAACCAGGTCTTGGCGTCGGCCGGCTGCATGCCGATGTTCATGTGATCGCCGATCTTGGCGCCAGTGAACACCAGTTTTTCCAGCATCAGTTCGTGCGGAATGCCGAGGTCATCGGCAACACGCTCGTAACGCTGGAACTTGGCACTGTGGCAACCCATGCAATAGTTGGCGAAAGTACGCGCACCATCCTGCAAGGCAGCCTTGTCGGAAACGTCGATATCGACCTTTTCCAGTTCCGGACCACCGTGTTCGGCCGCGAAAGACAGCACTGGCAGAGCAGCAAAAATCAGAGCAAAAAATAACTTTTTCATCAGCCAGTCACCCTTTCCGGAACCGGTTTGGTCTTCTCGAGCCTGGTGTAGAACGGCATCAGAATGAAGTAGGCGAAGTACAGGAAGGTGCAGACCTGCGACAGCAGCGTACGGCCTGGCGTCGGGGCCAGAACGCCCAGAATGCCGAGGATCACGAACGAAATGCAGAACACCACCAGCCAGATCTTGCTCATCCAGCCTTTGTAGCGCATCGACTTGACCGGGCTGCGATCGAGCCATGGCAGGACGAACAGCACCGCAATCGCTGCACCCATGGCGATAACACCCATGAGCTTGTCAGGGACCGCACGCAGGATTGCGTAGAACGGTGTGAAGTACCAGACCGGTGCAATGTGCTCAGGGGTCTTGAACGGGTTGGCTTGCTCGAAGTTAGGTTTTTCGAGGAAGTAGCCGCCCATTTCCGGGAAGAAGAACACAATGAAGCAGAAGATGAACAGGAACACCACAACGCCGACGATATCTTTCACGGTGTAGTACGGGTGGAAGGCGATGCCGTCCAGCGGGATACCGTTTTCGTCTTTGTGCTTCTTGATGTCCACGCCGTCCGGGTTGTTCGAACCGACTTCGTGCAGCGCCAGGATGTGCAGCACCACCAGACCGAGAATCACGATCGGCAACGCAACCACGTGCAGGGCGAAGAAGCGGTTCAGGGTGATCCCGGAAATCAGGTAGTCACCACGGATCCACTGGGTCAGGTCGTTGCCGATGACTGGGATCGCACCGAACAGCGAGATGATTACCTGGGCACCCCAGTAGGACATCTGGCCCCACGGCAACAGGTACCCCATGAAGGCTTCGGCCATCAGCGCCAGGTAGATCAGCATGCCGAAAACCCACACCAACTCACGCGGCTTCTGGTACGAACCGTAGAGCAGGCCACGGAACATGTGCAGATAGACCACGATGAAAAACGCCGAAGCGCCAGTGGAGTGCAGCAGGCGCAGGATCGAACCGTACTCGACATCGCGCATGATGTATTCGACGGAAGCGAACGCTTCTTCCGCCGACGGGGTGTAGCTCATGGTCAGCCAGACACCGGTGACGATCTGGTTGACCAGAACGAGCAGCGCCAGCGAGCCGAAAAAGTAGAAGAAGTTGAAGTTTTTTGGAGCGTAATACTTGCTGAGATGGTCTTCCCACATCTTGGTGGCGGGGAAGCGCGCATCAACCCAATCCATGAACTTGCTCATCACGCTTTCTCCGTATCGACGCCAATGACAATCAGGTCATCGGTCTCATAGGAATGCGGGGGTACTGGCAGGTTCAAAGGCGCAGGTTGCGACTTGTAGACGCGGCCAGCCAGATCGTAGTGGGAACCGTGGCAAGGGCAGAAATAGCCGCCTACCCAGTCTTTGCCCAGATCCGCGGGTGCCACTTCGGGACGGAAGGTCGGTGAGCAACCCAGGTGAGTGCAGATCCCGATCAGCAGGAGGATTTCCGGCTTGATCGAACGCACTTCAGGGTCGACATAAGTGGGTTGCGTGGAGTTTTTGGAGGTCGGATCGGAGAGCTGGCCCTCGATCTTCTTGAGATTCCCCAGGATTTCCTCGGTACGGCGGACAATGAACACCGGCTGGCCGCGCCATTCAGCAATCATCTGCTGTCCTGGCTCGATTTTGCTGACATTCACTTTCACCGGTGCCCCGGCAGCCTTCGCCTTGGCACTGGGAAACCATGACCCCACGAACGGGACCGCAGCCCCCACCGCTCCTGCAGCACCCACCACGGATGTGGCTGCTACCAAGAAGCGACGCCGGCCTGCATTCACGCCGTCATTGCTCATTCAGTCCTCTCCCATCAGCTTTGTGGCCTGTTAAATCAGGCGTCTACTAAATTGAAACTATGTACTTATAAAAATTTTGCCGAATGGTAATGAAAACCCCCAATTCTGACAAGGTAATTACCCGGAGGGCTGGCCCTCAAGCCTTGTAGTATAGGGGGTCTACGAATGTGGCAAGTTGTCACAGCGCAATTATTCAAGAAATCGCACGCATAAAAAAACGCCCGGTTCCGTGAGGAATCGGGCGTTCTTTTTGAACGTGGAAGCGAAATTAACGCTTCGAGTACTGCGGACGCTTACGCGCTTTACGCAGACCAACTTTCTTACGTTCAACTTCACGGGCGTCGCGGGTAACGAAGCCAGCTTTGCGCAGAGCGCTACGCAGGGTTTCGTCGTAGTCCATCAGCGCGCGAGTGATACCGTGGCGGATTGCGCCAGCCTGACCACTTACACCACCACCGATGACGGTGACGTAGATGTCGAACTTCTCGACAGTCTCAGTCAGTTCCAGCGGCTGACGAACTACCATGCGGGCAGTTTCGCGACCGAAGAACGTGTCCAGGGAGCGGTTGTTGATGGAGATGTTACCAGTACCCGGACGCAGGAAAACGCGTGCGGTTGCGGTCTTGCGACGGCCAGTGCCGTAATTTTGAGTCGCCGACATAATGAACTATTCCGTTAAATCTTCAGTTCTTGGGGCTGCTGAGCAGTATGAGGGTGTGCAGCGCCCGCATAGACTTTCAGCTTACGGTACATGTCGCGACCCAGTGGGTTTTTAGGCAGCATGCCTTTAACCGCGGTCTCGATCACGCGCTCAGGGGCCTTGGCGATCAGCTTTTCAAAGTTGATCGACTTGATGCCGCCCGGGAAACCGGAGTGGGAGTAGTACATTTTGTCAGTGGTTTTAGCACCGGTAACACGGATCTGCTCGGCGTTGATTACGACGATGTAGTCGCCGGTGTCAACGTGAGGAGTGTACTCAGGCTTGTGCTTGCCACGCAGACGGCTCGCGATTTCGGTGGCCAGACGACCCAGGGTCTGACCAGCAGCGTCGACGACAAACCAGTCGCGCTTTACTGTTTCCGGTTTAGCAGTAAAAGTTTTCATTCTTTATAGCCTCAGGGGCCGCCTGTAAATAAGACGGCGGATCTTACTGAATAGTGCGTACTTTGACAAGTCAAAGGCAGCCGGATACAGACGCTTTCGGGGGCTCGGGTCGGCGCGTCCGTTCAACGGCAAGATTCTTCGGCGGCGGCGCATCACTTCCACTGCAGAAAGAGGTCGGCAATTATGCAGATTGCGAAAAAAATTTCAACCTGCTTTTATGCTTGTTTTGCCCAAGGAGCACCCGATGGACTATCGCCAGCTAGGCCGTACCGATCTGAACGTGAGTGCAATCTGCCTCGGCACCATGACCTGGGGCGAGCAAAATACTGAAGCTGAAGCCTTCGCCCAGATCGAACGGGCCAAAGAGGCCGGGATCAATTTCCTCGACACCGCCGAGATGTACCCGGTGCCACCAAAAGCCGATACCTACGCCACCACCGAGCGCTATATCGGCAATTACTTCAAAAGCCGTGGCGACCGCGCCGACTGGATCCTCGCCAGCAAGATCGCCGGCCCGGGCAACACCATCGACTACATCCGCGACAAAAATCTGCGCCACAATCGCCAGCACATCACCGAAGCCGTGGACGCCAGCCTCAAGCGCCTGCAGACCGATTACATCGACCTCTACCAGTTGCACTGGCCGGAGCGCAGCACCAACTTTTTCGGACAACTGGGCTACAAGCACCAGACCGAAGCCAACCTGACGCCGCTCGAAGACACCCTCGAAGCGCTCGATGAGCAAGTGAAGGCCGGCAAGATCCGCCACATCGGCCTGTCCAACGAAACGCCGTGGGGCACCATGCGTTTCCTGGCTTTGGCCGAAGCCCGTGGCTGGCCACGCGCCGTATCGATCCAGAACCCGTACAACCTGCTCAACCGCAGTTTCGAGATCGGCCTGGCGGAAATCGCCATCCGTGAACAATGCGGCCTGCTCGCCTATTCGCCGCTGGCGTTCGGCTTCCTGTCGGGCAAGTACGAAGGTGGGGCGCGTCCGCCGAAAGGCCGCCTGAGCCTCTACAGCCGCTTCAGCCGCTATTTCAACCCGCAGTCGGAAGCCGCGTGCAGCCGCTATGTGGCACTGGCCCGGGAACACGGCCTGGATCCGGCGCAAATGGCCCTGGCGTTTGTGAATCAGCAACCGTTCGTCACCAGCAACATCATCGGGGCGACGACGCTGGAGCAACTGGACAGCAACATCGCCAGCTACGAGCTGAAACTGTCGAGGGAAGTGCTGGAAGGGATCGAAGCGATTCACAAGGATCATCCGAACCCGGCGCCGTAACCCAGGACGATGATCGTTCCCACGTCGAGGCGTCGAACCGTCTGCGTGGGAACGCATACCGTGACACTCCGCGTCACTTCCATAGCGGACGCAGAGCGTCCACGGCGGCATTCCCACGCAGAGCGTGGGAACGATCACACGCTCGGATCAAAGTGACCGCGCAATGATCTCCTTCATGATTTCATTGGTGCCGGCATAGATTCGCTGCACCCGCGCATCCGCCCAGGCCCGGGCCACCGGGTACTCCCACATGAAACCGTAGCCGCCATGCAGTTGCACGCACTCGTCGAGCACCTTGCATTGCAGGTCGGTGCCCCAATACTTGGCCATCGCCGCCGTCGGCACATCAAGCTTGCCTTGCAGGTGCAACTCCAGGCAGCGGTCGACGAACACCCGGCCGATCTGAATCTCGGTGGCCATTTCCGCCAGTTTGAAGCGGGTGTTCTGGAAGTCGGCAATCGATTTGCCGAACGCCTTGCGGTCACGGGTGTAATCCAGCGTCCATTGCAGCGCCGCCTCGGCCGAGGCCAGCCCCCCAATCGCTACGGTCAGACGCTCCTGCGGCAGTTCCTGCATCAGATAGGCAAATCCCGCCCCGGCCTGACCCAGGAGGTTTTCCTTCGGCACGCGCACGTCCTGAAAGAACAATTCCGACGTGTCCTGAGCCTTCATTCCGACCTTCTCCAGGCGCTTGCCCTTGTCGAAGCCCGGCGTGTTCGCCTCCACCAGAAACAGGCTGGTGCCCTTGGCGCCGGCCTTGGGATCGGTCTTGGCGACGACGATCACCAGATCCGCCAGGAAACCATTGGTGATAAAGGTTTTCGAACCGTTGATCACATATTCGTCGCCATCCAGCACCGCCGTGGTCTTGACCCCTTGCAGGTCGGAACCGGCGCCCGGTTCGGTCATGGCGATCGCGGTCACCATCTCGCCAGACACCAGTTTC is a window from the Pseudomonas gozinkensis genome containing:
- a CDS encoding phosphoheptose isomerase, with the protein product MDMQSRIRQLFQASIDTKQQAMDVLAPHIEQASQVMVNALLNEGKMLSCGNGGSAGDAQHFSSELLNRFERERPSLPAIALTTDSSTITSIANDYSYNEVFSKQIRALGQPGDVLLAISTSGNSANIIQAIQAAHDREMIVVALTGRDGGGMASLLLPEDVEIRVPANVTARIQEVHLLAIHCLCDLIDSQLFGSEE
- the petA gene encoding ubiquinol-cytochrome c reductase iron-sulfur subunit, with product MSNDGVNAGRRRFLVAATSVVGAAGAVGAAVPFVGSWFPSAKAKAAGAPVKVNVSKIEPGQQMIAEWRGQPVFIVRRTEEILGNLKKIEGQLSDPTSKNSTQPTYVDPEVRSIKPEILLLIGICTHLGCSPTFRPEVAPADLGKDWVGGYFCPCHGSHYDLAGRVYKSQPAPLNLPVPPHSYETDDLIVIGVDTEKA
- a CDS encoding acyl-CoA dehydrogenase family protein, whose protein sequence is MIPRTLFSSEHELFRDSVRTFLEKEAVPFHGQWEKQGYIDRQLWNKAGEAGMLCSHLPEEYGGLGADFLYSAVVIEEVGRLGLTGIGFSLHSDIVAPYILHYGSEALKQKYLPKLVSGEMVTAIAMTEPGAGSDLQGVKTTAVLDGDEYVINGSKTFITNGFLADLVIVVAKTDPKAGAKGTSLFLVEANTPGFDKGKRLEKVGMKAQDTSELFFQDVRVPKENLLGQAGAGFAYLMQELPQERLTVAIGGLASAEAALQWTLDYTRDRKAFGKSIADFQNTRFKLAEMATEIQIGRVFVDRCLELHLQGKLDVPTAAMAKYWGTDLQCKVLDECVQLHGGYGFMWEYPVARAWADARVQRIYAGTNEIMKEIIARSL
- a CDS encoding YraN family protein, with translation MPDRSHLQSGKDAERQALEHLQHRGLRLLAQNWLCKRGELDLVMLDGDTVVFVEVRYRKNTQWGGALDSIDGRKRQKLIFAAQYFLQRESRWANSPCRFDVVAIDSHQGQLNWLQNAFDS
- the rpsI gene encoding 30S ribosomal protein S9 produces the protein MSATQNYGTGRRKTATARVFLRPGTGNISINNRSLDTFFGRETARMVVRQPLELTETVEKFDIYVTVIGGGVSGQAGAIRHGITRALMDYDETLRSALRKAGFVTRDAREVERKKVGLRKARKRPQYSKR
- a CDS encoding BON domain-containing protein — its product is MTPNRLGLLALTLCLGISGCTSVVNASREAPIEDDRGTRTFGSKIDDSLIETKVGVNVAKADPALDNDSHIVVTSFNGVVLLAGQTPRADLKEKAEQAAANVQRVKKVHNELQVIAPSGFVARQNDSWLTTKIKTQMLADASIPGSRIKVVTENGIVYLLGLLTKQEAAQATNLVQGVSGVQKIVKLFEYID
- a CDS encoding cytochrome b, which gives rise to MSKFMDWVDARFPATKMWEDHLSKYYAPKNFNFFYFFGSLALLVLVNQIVTGVWLTMSYTPSAEEAFASVEYIMRDVEYGSILRLLHSTGASAFFIVVYLHMFRGLLYGSYQKPRELVWVFGMLIYLALMAEAFMGYLLPWGQMSYWGAQVIISLFGAIPVIGNDLTQWIRGDYLISGITLNRFFALHVVALPIVILGLVVLHILALHEVGSNNPDGVDIKKHKDENGIPLDGIAFHPYYTVKDIVGVVVFLFIFCFIVFFFPEMGGYFLEKPNFEQANPFKTPEHIAPVWYFTPFYAILRAVPDKLMGVIAMGAAIAVLFVLPWLDRSPVKSMRYKGWMSKIWLVVFCISFVILGILGVLAPTPGRTLLSQVCTFLYFAYFILMPFYTRLEKTKPVPERVTG
- a CDS encoding glutathione S-transferase N-terminal domain-containing protein, whose product is MGVTNRLACYSDPADHYSHRVRIVLAEKGVSAEIIFVEAGRQPPKLIEVNPYGSLPTLVDRDLALWESTVVMEYLDERYPHPPLMPVYPVARANSRLLIHRIQRDWCGLVDLILDSRTKEAARAVARKELRESLTGVSPLFADKPFFLSEEQSLVDCCLLPILWRLPILGIELPRPAKPLLDYMERQFAREAFQASLSGVERDMR
- a CDS encoding NADP(H)-dependent aldo-keto reductase; its protein translation is MDYRQLGRTDLNVSAICLGTMTWGEQNTEAEAFAQIERAKEAGINFLDTAEMYPVPPKADTYATTERYIGNYFKSRGDRADWILASKIAGPGNTIDYIRDKNLRHNRQHITEAVDASLKRLQTDYIDLYQLHWPERSTNFFGQLGYKHQTEANLTPLEDTLEALDEQVKAGKIRHIGLSNETPWGTMRFLALAEARGWPRAVSIQNPYNLLNRSFEIGLAEIAIREQCGLLAYSPLAFGFLSGKYEGGARPPKGRLSLYSRFSRYFNPQSEAACSRYVALAREHGLDPAQMALAFVNQQPFVTSNIIGATTLEQLDSNIASYELKLSREVLEGIEAIHKDHPNPAP
- a CDS encoding ClpXP protease specificity-enhancing factor, whose translation is MNSSRPYLVRALYEWIVDNDCTPHMLVNSEYPAVQVPQGFASDGQIVLNISPSAVRHLHMDNDVVTFEGRFGGVPHSLYVPIAAILGIYARENGQGMVFDLESPMDDEDEIEQDDDVPPPDSEPPRPSGRPSLKVVK
- a CDS encoding penicillin-binding protein activator, with the protein product MIACLRLFTALCLAALLAACASSPSSSLGELPRTPDATIEQLLEQAAQAKSPDKAALLRLSAADMAYRQGNAGQSAQILQQVPMEQLQPGQQAFASTLSAELAMTRNQPKAALTALSHPSLQRLSEMSVPLQVRAGTVHARALEADGQTLAAARERIFIAPMLEGEAASKNHEAIWTLIASLPADQLQANTTDDLGGWMSLALAVKTAGTLEQQQAAIDNWRNQHPKHPAAINLPLPLTKLKELASQPLSKIALLLPQDGQLASVGKALRDGFMAAHYQAQQAGQKPPAIEFYDSSKLTNLDEFYRKAQADGVQLVVGPLEKPLVKQLSTRPQLPITTLALNYSEGDQGPAQLFQFGLAAEDEAREVSRRARADGLHRAAIMVPKGEWGDRVMRAFSQDWQANGGSIVATERVDQPVQLAQQIADMFQLRQSEARAKSLQNAAGTNVAAQPSRRQDIEFIFLAATPQQAQQIKPTLNFQYAGDVPVYATSHVFSASGDVNQYNDMNGVRFCETPWLLETSDPLRQQVTAQWPQAAGSLGRLYAMGVDAYRLAPRLDQLKALPDSRIEGQSGSLGMTQSQRVVRQLPWAQFVSGQIQRLPDTPR
- a CDS encoding cytochrome c1, whose product is MKKLFFALIFAALPVLSFAAEHGGPELEKVDIDVSDKAALQDGARTFANYCMGCHSAKFQRYERVADDLGIPHELMLEKLVFTGAKIGDHMNIGMQPADAKTWFGAAPPDLTLVARVRGTDWLYGYLKSFYEDPARPWGVNNKVFPNVGMPNVLVGLQGRQVVGCKQVQIVEDGKKQYDPLTGTPLTHEACDQLTIVPKTGTLNEEQFDEKVKNLVTFLAYSANPVKLQHQRIGTYVLLYLAFFFVFAYLLKREYWKDVH
- the rplM gene encoding 50S ribosomal protein L13, with the translated sequence MKTFTAKPETVKRDWFVVDAAGQTLGRLATEIASRLRGKHKPEYTPHVDTGDYIVVINAEQIRVTGAKTTDKMYYSHSGFPGGIKSINFEKLIAKAPERVIETAVKGMLPKNPLGRDMYRKLKVYAGAAHPHTAQQPQELKI